A stretch of Vulpes vulpes isolate BD-2025 chromosome 4, VulVul3, whole genome shotgun sequence DNA encodes these proteins:
- the SYNPO2L gene encoding synaptopodin 2-like protein isoform X2 → METFEPISQEPFSQASCNKAPDPAPGLQDPFYAELQRAESLQEKSVKEAKTKCRTIASLLTAAPNPHSKGVLMFKKRRQRAKKYTLVSFGAAAGTGTEEEDGVPPTSESELDEEAFSDARSLTNQCDWDSPYLDMELARPSSAAAEGQGGQLSEASGRGAQLFEQQRQRTASSTQELARDGPAAMLNGQGLQSPPRAQSAPPEATVLPPSPSPAPVASPRPFLPGGGAPTPAPNIFNRSARPFTPGLQGQRPGTTSVIFRPLAPKRANESLGGLSPAPPPFQPPPPGPTPLPSHVPASGSPSTPRSSGPVTATSSLYIPAPNRPVTPGGAPEPPAPSSAAAMTSTASIFLSAPLRPAARPEAPAPGPGAPEPPSAREQRISVPAARTGILQEARRRGTRKQMFRPGKEETKNSPNPELLSLVQNLDEKPRAGGAESGPEEDALSLGAEACNFMQPPGGRSYKTPSHVTPKTPPPMAPKTPPPMAPKTPPPVAPKPAPRGFLDGLVNGATPSAGIPEPARLQGRGGELFAKRQSRADRYVVEATPSAGLGPGPRPRSPSPTPSLPSSWKYSPNIRAPPPIAYNPLLSPFFPQAARTLPHKAQSQGPRATPKQGIKALDFMRHQPYQLKSAMFCFDEVPQTPGPTSLGPPKTARVQEIRRFSTPAPQPTAEPLAPTVLTPRAATTLDEPIWRAELASTPVLSPAPPPESPRGLGTSPSSCSFQVARPRFSATRTGLQAHVWRPGAGHH, encoded by the exons ATGGAGACCTTTGAGCCCATCAGCCAAGAGCCCTTCAGCCAAGCCAGCTGCAACAAAGCCCCAGATCCAGCTCCTGGGCTCCAGGACCCATTCTATGCAG AACTGCAACGGGCAGAAAGCCTCCAAGAGAAGAGTGTGAAGGAGGCCAAGACCAAATGCCGGACGATTGCATCCCTACTAACTGCAGCCCCCAACCCCCATTCCAAGGGGGTGCTTATGTTTAAGAAACGACGGCAGCGAGCCAAGAAGTACACCCTAGTGAGCTTTGGGGCTGCTGCTGGGACAGGCACTGAAGAAGAAGACGGGGTCCCTCCAACAAGCGAGTCGGAACTGGACGAGGAGGCCTTCTCCGACGCCCGTAGCCTCACCAACCAGTGCGACTGGGACAGCCCCTATCTGGACATGGAGCTGGCCAGGCCAAGCTCGGCTGCAGCAGAGGGCCAGGGCGGGCAGCTAAGCGAGGCCTCCGGCAGAGGGGCCCAGCTCTTTGAGCAGCAGCGCCAGCGCACCGCGTCCAGCACCCAGGAGCTGGCCCGGGATGGTCCAGCCGCCATGCTCAATGGGCAGGGCCTGCAGTCACCACCTCGGGCCCAGAGTGCTCCTCCGGAGGCGACTGTGCTCCCACCCAGCCCTTCACCAGCCCCTGTAGCCAGCCCCAGACCCTTCCTTCCAGGCGGTGGAGCCCCAACCCCAGCTCCAAACATCTTTAACCGGTCAGCCAGGCCCTTCACCCCAGGCTTGCAAGGGCAGCGGCCAGGTACCACTTCGGTTATCTTCCGGCCCCTAGCTCCCAAGAGGGCGAACGAAAGCCTGGGAGGCCTCAGCCCCGCCCCACCGCCCTTCCAGCCCCCCCCACCGGGGCCCACCCCTCTGCCCAGCCACGTGCCAGCCTCCGGTTCCCCCAGCACTCCACGCTCCTCGGGCCCCGTCACAGCCACAAGTTCCCTGTACATCCCAGCCCCCAATCGTCCTGTTACGCCAGGaggagcccccgagccccccgccccctctaGCGCCGCTGCCATGACCTCCACCGCTTCTATCTTCCTGTCGGCACCTCTGCGACCCGCTGCGCGCCCGGAGGCtcccgccccaggccccggggcaccCGAGCCCCCCAGCGCTCGGGAGCAGCGCATCTCCGTGCCAGCTGCCCGCACTGGCATCCTCCAGGAAGCCAGGCGACGGGGAACTCGGAAGCAGATGTTCCGCCCGGGAAAGGAGGAGACGAAGAACTCGCCCAACCCCGAGCTGCTATCGCTGGTGCAGAACCTGGATGAAAAAccccgggccgggggcgcggaATCCGGTCCGGAGGAGGATGCGCTGAGCCTCGGGGCTGAAGCCTGCAACTTCATGCAGCCACCAGGGGGCAGGAGTTACAAGACTCCGTCTCACGTGACGCCTAAAACTCCGCCCCCGATGGCTCCCAAGACCCCGCCCCCAATGGCTCCTAAGACTCCACCCCCGGTGGCTCCTAAGCCCGCGCCACGAGGGTTCCTTGATGGGCTAGTGAATGGGGCAACCCCTTCGGCTGGAATCCCTGAGCCGGCCAggctgcagggcaggggtggggagctgtTTGCCAAGCGGCAGAGCCGAGCAGACAGGTATGTGGTGGAAGCTACACCTAGTGCTGGCCTTGGCCCTGGCCCTCGGCCCAGAAGTCCTTCCCCTACACCCTCACTGCCCTCTTCCTGGAAATATTCACCCAACATCCGTGCCCCACCTCCTATTGCTTACAACCCACTGCTCTCACCCTTTTTCCCCCAAGCTGCTCGAACTCTCCCTCATAAGGCCCAATCCCAGGGGCCTCGGGCAACCCCCAAGCAGGGTATCAAGGCTCTGGATTTCATGCGGCACCAGCCCTACCAACTTAAGAGTGCCATGTTCTGTTTCGATGAGGTTCCCCAGACTCCTGGCCCCACCTCCTTAGGGCCCCCCAAAACTGCCCGAGTCCAGGAGATCCGCCGATTttccaccccagcaccccagcccaCTGCAGAACCCCTGGCCCCCACTGTGCTCACCCCCCGAGCAGCCACTACATTGGATGAGCCCATCTGGAGAGCTGAACTGGCCTCAACCCCTGTTCTTAGCCCAGCCCCTCCTCCAGAGTCTCCCAGGGGTCTTGGGACTTCCCCCAGCTCTTGTAGCTTCCAGGTAGCCAGGCCCCGGTTC